Below is a window of Streptomyces sp. WMMB303 DNA.
CCGTGGTGCCGACCACGACGACCAGCGAGTTGCCGAACCAGGTGAGGAAGTGCGTGTCGGCGATGACATGCCGGTAGTTGGTGAAGGTGAAGTCCCGCACCAGAGCGGTGGTGAACGACTCGCTCTCCGGCTTGAAGGAGGTCACCAGCAGCCACAGCGGCGGGAACAGGGCGCACACCGTGCCCAGCAGCAGGCCCGCGTGCAGTCCGGCGGAGGCGAGCGGGGTTCTCTTCGTCGTTCTCATGGTTGTCACCACGCCTCTCCCTGGCGGCGCAGCGCCCGCCGGTAGACGACCGTGAACAGGGACAGCAGCAGCAGGATGAGCACGCCCCAGGCCGCCGACGTGGCGAAGTCCCGCGGGCTGTTGACGAACGAGAGCCGGAAGGCGTAGGTCACCAGGATCTCCGTCGAGTCCTCGGGCCCGCCCCGGGTGAGCAGGAAGATCACCGGGAACATGTTGAACGTCCAGATGGTGCTGAGCAGGACCACCGTGCTGCTGACCGAGCGCACCCCCGGCAGCGTGATGTTGCGGAACCGCTGCCAGGGACCGGCGCCGTCCATCTCGGCCGCCTCGTACAGCTCGCCGGGTATCGCCTGCAGCGCACCCAGCATCGCGACGATCATGAACGGTACGCCCAGCCACACGTTCACCGCGATGACCGACACCTTGGCCCACACCGGGTCGCCCAGCCACGGAACGCCGTCGATGCCGCCGCCGGAGAGGACCTTGTTGAGCAGCCCGTGCTTCTCGTTGAACAGCATCTTCCAGGCGAACACCGAGACGAACGCCGGAATGCCCCACGGCACGATCATCGCGACCCGGTAGAAGGAGCGCCCGCGCACCCGGCGGTTGAGCATGACCGCCAGCGTCAGCCCGAGTGTGAACGTGACACCGACGCAACCCGTGGTCCACAGCGCCGTCCAGCCCAGACGGTCCCAGAAGACACTGTCCGAGAGGATCGCCCGGTAGTTGTCCAGCCCCGTGAACTCATAGGTGGCCGGGATGTGGTTGACGCCGATGGTGCGCTCGACGTTCGCCTCGTCGGCGTCGGTGAGCGACAGGTAGACGCCGCGGCCGAGGGGGTACCCGATGATCAGCCCGATCACCAGGACCACCGGGGCCACCATCGTCCAGGCGTACCAGTGCCGCGCCGCCCAGCTTCTGACCTTCCTCATCCGACCTTCCCATGTCCTCGGCCGCCCCCTTCGCGGGGTGCGGCCCCCTGCGCGGGGCGTTGCGTTGTGGGGTGCGTTGCGTTGTGGGGGCACGCCGCGGAAGTCGGGGCGAAGCCCCGACAGGCGGCGCCCCCGCGAGGGGGCGCCGGGGTCAGTGATAGTCCTTCAGGAGTTTGCGGAACTTGTCGCCGGTCCCCTCCGCGGCCGCCTTCGGCGACTTGCCGCCGGCGAGGACCCCGTCGACGCCGACCCGGATCGGTTCGAAGAGCGAGTTGCCTTCGGCGATCCAGGGCCGCTGGACGGCCTTGGCGACGGCTGGGCGGAAGAACTGCACCATCTCGTTCTTCTTGACGGCGTCCTTCTCGTACACGGACTTGCGGGTGGGCAGGAGCGACAGCTCCTCCGTGGTGCGGGCCTGCACCTCGGCGCTGCTCATGTACTTGGCGAACTCCTGCGCGGCGCGCATGTTCTTCGTTCCGGCGTACACGGACAGGTTCCAGCCGCCCTGCGGGGAGCCCTGGGCCTTGCTGCCCGCGGGGACGGGGGCGACGCCGAGGTTGTTCTCGTCCTTGAATTCCTTGCCCTCGCGGGCGAGGGCGATGTCCCAGGGACCGTCGATGATCATGGCGACGTCGCCGTCCTGGAACGCCTTGATGCCGTTCTCCTGGCCGTCGCTGGAGTCGGTGACCGCCGCTTTGGAGTCGACGAGGTCCTTCATGGTGGCGAGGGCCCGCACGCCGGGCTTGTCGTCGACGGTGACCTTCTTGTGCTCGGCGTCGATCAGGTCGCCGCCCTCGCCGTAGAGGTAGGGCAGGAACCAGTAGGGGTCGTCGCCGCGCAGGTAGAGCGCGGTGGCGCCGGTCTTGTCCTTGATCTTCGCGGCGTTCTTCTTCAGCTCGGCGAAGGAGGTGGGCACCTCGAC
It encodes the following:
- a CDS encoding sugar ABC transporter permease, which translates into the protein MRKVRSWAARHWYAWTMVAPVVLVIGLIIGYPLGRGVYLSLTDADEANVERTIGVNHIPATYEFTGLDNYRAILSDSVFWDRLGWTALWTTGCVGVTFTLGLTLAVMLNRRVRGRSFYRVAMIVPWGIPAFVSVFAWKMLFNEKHGLLNKVLSGGGIDGVPWLGDPVWAKVSVIAVNVWLGVPFMIVAMLGALQAIPGELYEAAEMDGAGPWQRFRNITLPGVRSVSSTVVLLSTIWTFNMFPVIFLLTRGGPEDSTEILVTYAFRLSFVNSPRDFATSAAWGVLILLLLSLFTVVYRRALRRQGEAW
- a CDS encoding extracellular solute-binding protein, which encodes MRRGIGATALIAGLALAATACGSDSDDARSGADGKIEGTVTYWDTSNDGEKATYKKIAEDFEKKHPEVDVKYVHVNFGDANQKFKNAAGGNSGAPDVMRTEVAWVADFANLGYLAPLDGTPALDNASDYLETAAGSTRFEGKTYAVPQVTDTLGLFYNKRLLKKAGVEVPTSFAELKKNAAKIKDKTGATALYLRGDDPYWFLPYLYGEGGDLIDAEHKKVTVDDKPGVRALATMKDLVDSKAAVTDSSDGQENGIKAFQDGDVAMIIDGPWDIALAREGKEFKDENNLGVAPVPAGSKAQGSPQGGWNLSVYAGTKNMRAAQEFAKYMSSAEVQARTTEELSLLPTRKSVYEKDAVKKNEMVQFFRPAVAKAVQRPWIAEGNSLFEPIRVGVDGVLAGGKSPKAAAEGTGDKFRKLLKDYH